The nucleotide window CGTAACCATGTGCAATTCGATTACGTGTTCCAATAATTTTTTGAGCGTTTTCTATTTCAAAATTATTATCCTTTTTTAAGATTCGGTTTATTGCTTCTCCAATAATTTCAATATCTCTTTCGATTGCACGCTTTGTTTTAATATCTTTTAAATAATCTTCGAATTTCTTAGGTTTATCAATAAAATAACTTTCAATCTCACTAATGG belongs to Bacteroidia bacterium and includes:
- a CDS encoding DUF86 domain-containing protein, coding for MDSEIKTWLFDIQQAISEIESYFIDKPKKFEDYLKDIKTKRAIERDIEIIGEAINRILKKDNNFEIENAQKIIGTRNRIAHGYDKISDDLIWSIVINHLPKLSAEINAKLEE